Genomic DNA from Corylus avellana chromosome ca4, CavTom2PMs-1.0:
CTGCCTgtaattttctaaacaaaactGCAATAAACTCATCCACTAAAGATGAGAAACCTTCAAACTTATCAGCAAGAATTTTGTTTTTCGACTGGAACCCTTCCACAGTCTTTCTAAAATGTGAAGATATATTATCACCATTTGCAGCACTTACCCAGTTGTTATCGATTTCAACATTAACAATATTATCAATGTTATCTGAGAAAGGTTTCGAAACATGTGAATTATCctgaaataagaaaaacaaggtAATCAGAGAAAAGCTGGAAAAGATTAGCTAGGAGGAACCAAGAAGATTTAAATTCTTTTGTGTTCTACATAGAAAAAGAAAGCGAGCAAGCAAGCACGAGAGATCCCCAAGAACTAACAAAGAGCCAAAACCTAAGAAATTGTTATCTGTTCTCAAAAACACTCAAGTGATCTTCTTGTGCATGCATAtttcaaaacattggcatattcttttttcatttagaATCATTATTACATATGAAGATGATTTGTCAATGATAACAATTCCAAAAGACCAGACTGATTGCTGTATAAAAAATGATGCACTCAGAATGATAACAAGTTAAAAACAATTACTAATCACAGAATCGAGgtacaaaaaagcaaaaactaAATGCATACACATGGGGAGCCACCAAAATAGCCTCCCCATAAGAATGGGAGGGAGGGTAAGATCGTGAATTCAAAACCCCATCTGTGCACTGCATATACAACTTATCAATAAAAAGAGAAGTGTGCATTTAACAAGATAttgaaaaccatatatatgtaatattttacCTCCATGACATGTTGACTTTGCAGCTCTTCTAAATCCATGTCAACGAAACggtcccttatttttttaagaatgaaaTCCATATTTTTCAGGCTCTCAAATTTCTTCTCAAAGCATTCTTTCACTTTGGATAACAGAGTGTCATCTTTCATAATTAGTTGAAGATCATTATAGTGTCCAGCGAGCTCTACTGATCTGCTCTCTAAGCTGCCACTGGTTCCAGCCAACTCTTCCAGGGCTGCACTTAACTTGGAATTAAGTGATAAGACCTCCTCTTCAGCATTTTTCTTTGCACTTTCAAGTACCGAAATATCATTGTCTGCCATCAACTGTGCATCTTCCAGTGATTTTATAGTTGCATATGCATCTGCCAGCTTGTCAGCCTGGGACCCCGCTTCCTCTTGCAGCTTCTTTAGCTCATTCTCTAAATTGGTTCTACCCACATGTGCACCATTATTTTGCTCAGTCAGCAAAGCAATATTGGTCTGTACCTGAGACAGTGAATCTTCAAGTGACTTTATAGTTTTGTAGGCTTCTGTTAGTTTACTGGTCTGAATAGCAACTTCCTCTTTCACTTTCTCTAGCTCCATCTCTGCATCAGCTCTACTTGCTTGagcctcttctctctctttgaagAGCATGGAATTATTATTTTCTGCTAGTGACAACGCCTCTTCAAGCGACTTCCTAGCTGCACAAGCCTCAACAAACTTGCTAGTCTGGGAACAAGCTTCTTCTATTGCTTTCTGTAACTCTTGCTCAACATTTGTCTTACCAAtttctatttcctttttttcttcagcAAGTCGAGAAATATTAGTCTCTGCAACTGACAAAGCCTCTTCCAACGCTCTCACAGTTGCTTGGGcttcttctatttctttctttaactCTTGCTCAACATTTGTCTTACCAACTTCTATTCCCCTTTTTTCTTCAGCAAGTTGAGAAATATTAGTCTCTGCAACTGACAAAGCATCTTCCAGCGATCTCACGGTTGCTTGGGCTTCTTCTATTGAGTTCGTCAACTCTTGTTCAACATTTGTCTTACCAACTtccatttcccttttttcttcaGCATGTCGAGAAATATTAGTCTCCGCAACTGACAAAGCATCTTCCAGCGATCTCACAGTTGCTTGGGCTTCTGCTAGCTTACTAGCCAGAGTACTAGCATTCTCATTTACCTTCCCCAACTCTTgctctgcacatgtcttagcaTCCACGCATTCATTAACGTACCCAGCAAGCCAGTTCACCTTTCCTACTGGATCTTCAAAAACTGATTCAACAGGAAGAACAATGCCCTCAATAGATTCAACTACTCTCTGTAGCGATTTATTTCTCTCCAATAAGAATTGCTCAAGTTGATCCCGTTGATCTTTCATAGCAACAAGATCAGCCTCCAACACTGGGATGCGCTCTACATCAGTAGACAATCCATTGATCTGGTCCCTGCAGTCAGCAACTGCGGATTCTTGCTGTTGTAACTCAAGCTTCAACTTCTCGATTTCTGAGTTCTTTTCCTCCAGAAGGTTTTTCAAGTTCTCTCGATCTTGAACTAGTCCCTTGCCTTTCTTAACTGCCATGGATAACTTCTCCCTCAGGAGAGAAGACTTCTCTTCTGACCTTTCAAGATCTTTCTGTAGAGAGCCCTTTTCCTCTTTTGAAGCTACAAGTTCTTCATAGACCAACTTTAACTCATTCGACAGCTTATCCACCTCTGACCTCACCATCATCTCTTCTTCGAGCAATGTGTCACACAGCATCAACTCTTGATCTCTTACATATAAATGACTTAGAACTCTTTCAAACAACTCTTCGTTAACATGGGAAGAATCTGAAGAGGCACTGCTCTGTTCCTTTATCTTCTTCAAGCATCTTTGAATGAGCGCAGAATTGTCAGAGGACTGGTAGACCCCTTCTTCATTTCCCAATTCGGTTCCAGAAACCTCAAGTAACATATTCACTATCTGATCCTTCTCCGATGAAACTTGTAGCTCTTTCTGAACAATCTCTTCGTATTTTCTCATCAAATCAGCCAACTCTGTTTGAAGTGAATCCTTTTCCTCTAATTCTGCCGAAAGTGAAGCACTTAAGCTGTTCTTCTCTAACAAAACTTCGTGCTCTTTTTCAACAATCTTTTCATATTTGCTCATCACATCAGCCAACTCCGTTTGAAGATAATCCTTCTCCTGTAATTCAGCCGAAAGTGAAGCACTTAAACGGTCAATCTCATTATGAGCAGCTTCCCTTGATTTAGCAATTTCATCCTGCAAAGTATTTATTTCATCCTTGGCCCGGTAAAATGATTCCTTAAGCCAATCCACTCGAGCTTCCAAGTCAGATGATGAAACAGTTTCTGGTAGTTCAATTGAGGAAAAGACATCTTTCAAGTTTTGAAATTCCAGTGAAACACCCTTTAGTACATTTCTCTCATCCACAAGCCATCTAAATCTCTCAATGATATCCATCGATTGAAGTTCCTCAGGTACACCGGTTTGAGACAAAATCTCGTCAACCATTTTGAGAATAGAATCCCTTTGCAATAGCGTTTCCTGCAGATACGCCACCAAATTTTCACTTCTGACCAACTCCTCCTTACTTAGTTCAGCAGCCTCCAATGCACTTGACTTCTCTTGCAATTCACTTAAACATTTCTCGAGCTCACTTGTTTTCTCAGCCAGAGACTGCTTCAACGAGTCCCTATGTTGTACCAATGCCTTCCCTTTTGTCACAGCCATAGTTAACTTCTCTCTGGTATTAGCACACCTAACCTTCTCCTGCTCAAGTTCTATTTTCGTGTTCGCAAGTTCCGCATTCACTCTTTCAACcatttctttgtctttctcaATTTGTTCCACCAATTTCCTATTTTCATCTTCTAGTTGTCGTACTCTGTCAATTAACAACAAGGTGCTTTTCTCAACCTGAATTATCTTCCCACTGCCATAACCATCCAATTCTTCTTCTTGACAACCTACCAAGCCTAGAGCATCCAACATCCTGTTCACTACATCCTCGATGCCCTGATCTTTTTCATTCCGAACCGAACCCAAGTAAGATGCTACGACATCATTTGACATCGAAAGCTCACTAACCCTTGCATTGAGACCTTCAATCTCAGTATGAAGCTCTCTCATCTTCGCCTCATACAGCAACCGCTCTTCCGAGGCAGTTCTAACAAACTGTGAGCAGTCCTTCACCATTTCAAGCAAAGGAGTATCACCCACCAAACCATCATCCTCACCCAGCAACAATTTAAGCTGGTGATGAAGCCCAGCAACCTCTCTAGCAAACGACTCCCTTTCTTCCTGCAATCAACAAGAAAAACAATCAAAtaccaaaaacccaaaccccATATTTTGATTCTCTCTCAAAAGAATTAATCTTTTTCCATTACTACTAGACTAGACAAAGCTTTCACCTTGTATTCCTTTGCAATGCTCTCTTGAGCTCCACTCTCGTCCACACCGTTCTGCTCCTCAGAACTCTCTTCGATCCCCATAGTCACTATTGCTTCCCTATGATCAGCATTCGCCGTGATCAACTCGTCTGGGCAGTCAACGAACATGTCCTCTTTCACTGCGTCTCCGACATCGTGCTCGACCTGGTCATCCATCGGCGGCGAGGATTCCGATTCCTGCAAATGGTGCGCCACCTAGCATATGAGATTGAAAAACTTCAATCTTCGCTGCTAATTTCGCTGACTAACTAGGTTTACCTGGTCAACCTGGACTTTATGGATGTGCACCGAATCCAATGCTTCAGTAGGATCCGAGTTGTTCTCGGTCCCAGAGTCTTGCAGTACTTGCTCTGAGCTATGGTTCTCAGCCATTTCAATCGCTCATAATCGAATTGCGTCCTTCTCAACCAAAATCAGATCTGAAAAATCAAGGATCCAATGTCAGCGCTGTGAATCTAGaaaataaaaccctagaaatcgaTGATGAAAGATAGGGGTGTATTTGACCTGTGAACGAGAaca
This window encodes:
- the LOC132177311 gene encoding trans-Golgi network-localized SYP41-interacting protein 1; amino-acid sequence: MAENHSSEQVLQDSGTENNSDPTEALDSVHIHKVQVDQESESSPPMDDQVEHDVGDAVKEDMFVDCPDELITANADHREAIVTMGIEESSEEQNGVDESGAQESIAKEYKEERESFAREVAGLHHQLKLLLGEDDGLVGDTPLLEMVKDCSQFVRTASEERLLYEAKMRELHTEIEGLNARVSELSMSNDVVASYLGSVRNEKDQGIEDVVNRMLDALGLVGCQEEELDGYGSGKIIQVEKSTLLLIDRVRQLEDENRKLVEQIEKDKEMVERVNAELANTKIELEQEKVRCANTREKLTMAVTKGKALVQHRDSLKQSLAEKTSELEKCLSELQEKSSALEAAELSKEELVRSENLVAYLQETLLQRDSILKMVDEILSQTGVPEELQSMDIIERFRWLVDERNVLKGVSLEFQNLKDVFSSIELPETVSSSDLEARVDWLKESFYRAKDEINTLQDEIAKSREAAHNEIDRLSASLSAELQEKDYLQTELADVMSKYEKIVEKEHEVLLEKNSLSASLSAELEEKDSLQTELADLMRKYEEIVQKELQVSSEKDQIVNMLLEVSGTELGNEEGVYQSSDNSALIQRCLKKIKEQSSASSDSSHVNEELFERVLSHLYVRDQELMLCDTLLEEEMMVRSEVDKLSNELKLVYEELVASKEEKGSLQKDLERSEEKSSLLREKLSMAVKKGKGLVQDRENLKNLLEEKNSEIEKLKLELQQQESAVADCRDQINGLSTDVERIPVLEADLVAMKDQRDQLEQFLLERNKSLQRVVESIEGIVLPVESVFEDPVGKVNWLAGYVNECVDAKTCAEQELGKVNENASTLASKLAEAQATVRSLEDALSVAETNISRHAEEKREMEVGKTNVEQELTNSIEEAQATVRSLEDALSVAETNISQLAEEKRGIEVGKTNVEQELKKEIEEAQATVRALEEALSVAETNISRLAEEKKEIEIGKTNVEQELQKAIEEACSQTSKFVEACAARKSLEEALSLAENNNSMLFKEREEAQASRADAEMELEKVKEEVAIQTSKLTEAYKTIKSLEDSLSQVQTNIALLTEQNNGAHVGRTNLENELKKLQEEAGSQADKLADAYATIKSLEDAQLMADNDISVLESAKKNAEEEVLSLNSKLSAALEELAGTSGSLESRSVELAGHYNDLQLIMKDDTLLSKVKECFEKKFESLKNMDFILKKIRDRFVDMDLEELQSQHVMEDNSHVSKPFSDNIDNIVNVEIDNNWVSAANGDNISSHFRKTVEGFQSKNKILADKFEGFSSLVDEFIAVLFRKLQAVEDGVVAIVEHIESSKQKTKNLEMYKQEQETTISMLEDDVKTLLSLCTNATRELQFQVKNNLLELSYVPELERLNHSLILEMRESDGDAPIVMQQGFDGRKHLEAANKLLLAARKAQALIKQFESTSNMAAATIEELQNKLKESRKGFEKAMEERDLNQNMVSKMEADVEALQNSCSVLGLKLEDYQTKEDKLKEREAEVSSLYTTLSMKEQEAEVSLLSASQVKTLFDKIKEIELPIAESEVGDVEPHNSAHVKKLFNIIDSVTELWQQVNLLSLDKEELESTLTTQILEIEHLKGEAEKHIRDKEDSEKMKNELSELTFGLENIIGMFRGRDLVDQKFAGVKGLLSVLEKQVMDMLLESENSKSKAQELGTELLASQKAVDELSIKVKLLEDSVQGRSAQPEIVQERSIFEAPSLPMGSEISEIEDAGSVGQNTISPVHPAAHVRTLRKGSTDHLAINIDSESERLINNEGTDEDKGHVFKSLNTSGLIPIQGKLMADRIDGIWVSGGRVLMSRPRARLGLIAYCLLLHIWLLGTIL